TTCTAGTCTCACTTTGTAATAGTTTGTATATAGAGAAAACACTATCTTGGAAAAGGAAATCGGTCAACTTGTTTTCTAAGATAATACTAGATCTTCACCCGTGCGGACGCACGAATATTTGCTTTtgtaaacatttaaaattatatacatacactattgtactaattaaattagaagagactaattaattaaatataattgagttatttttattattctaaaaatttaaacgattttgattaatttaattttcaataaaccaataaattaatctgataatttaatctattttatagCTTTTTATGGATtgcaaaattgaatttttgattttgatttaaattaaattaaggaTTGCATATCTTCTAAATTTATTAGGTAGCTAAATATTAGGCAATTtcgtaataatttttatagaaattGCTATTTATAAGGTCAATGGCATTAGATAGTAATTATTTAGGAAAACTTAGGGTTAAGATTTATttgtacttcaattttaatagtttagattattGAAACAAATCTCAGCTTTTACTTTTGTTTCTGCATGGTGCTTTCAGAAAGAATGTAATGAATAATGATAATGCATTATTTCCTCTTATCTTTACTCTTGGAACGTTCAAAGAATGGTCGCTAgattatttaaattgttttaacaCTAGCAAGAAGTAAAATAATAGtacttaattatattataaacttaGAATAGATCTCATATTTGGATTGTTACAATTCgatattctatattttattgGTACTTGTTCTGCATCAACTAATTACGAATACTCATATAATACACTCGGTAAAACAATGTAATATTATTAACAtcactatatatatttaaccaCTACATAAACGAAACACACTTGACGCCAAACTTAcagaaaagtaaaacaaaaaaaaagaaggaaaaacacCAAAACGACACGCACATATGACAACACAAGCTACATGCATGGTTCAACATCACTTATCAACATAATCATCTATCACAGGATCATATTGAAATGACCATGTGGGGTTTATCAGAAGATTCACTCATGCAAAATAGTTATCAATATCTTCAAAACTGTCTTGATGTTCATTGACGGGCATCATTTCTTTGTTGTCCGTCTCATCCTCCTGAAGAAACCTCGTAAGCTCTTTCATGAACTCATTGTTCTCAGCACAAGACTCTTCCAACACCATGAAATCTTCATCATTCAGAAATGTTGAAAATTCGATATTATCCTCCTTATCCCAGTACATTAATCGATCGTTAATGGATGACTCAGAAAATGCGGACGGAGACGACGTAGCGTTACCGTTAGCGGTCATAAGAAGATTTGAGGTTGGTGCGAAGGAAGAGCTCGCTGACTTATCTGATTCGGAGTCAACGGTGGCACTTGTAGTAATAGTAGTATGTGTGCCACCACTACCAATAATTTCAGACAAAACACTCTGGTTGATTCTCTTTCCGAATCTATTAGCTACTCTGTTCAAGAACCTAGCCGACTTCTTCACCTTCGCACTATGATCAGGACCATCATCACTCATTATAATTGTCTGATTAATGTCTTGTTTCTCCGGAATATCCTGCAAATTTGCTGATATGCTTTTGTGAGTAAGCGGATCAACACCTTTCTTGATcaaacgttttttgatatgaGTGTTCCAGTAATTCTTGATTTCGTTATCGGTTCTTCCTGGTAATCCACGAGCTATTGCAGCCCATCTGGTAATCCATGATCTTTTGATTAAAGAATTTAGACATCGGTAGATTTTTCTTATAGACATCTTGCTCTTTTGGAATACTCGAGATCGTTTTATCATAGAACGAGAAGAACGCAATAGATAGGCAGAAAGAGATCTCTACTTGTTTTGTTTCTCACCACAagagaaatagagagagagaacctttaatatttttttctaagagATGTTTGTTTCACTTGCAAAGTGAGAAAGTTTGAGGAAGAGGCACCATCTTTATTTACGCGGTGCTTGTAGTACGTGTGGCTGCCTACAGCGACGTCATTTTTGTATGTGATTGTCACATGgctcattttgatttttttttttttttgtcatctgttaAAATATAGTCGTCATCAGAGAAGGTTACTACAAGATTCCCTCGTCGTTACAGACTCATTTTCCAACCGAACCTCTTTCTAGACCTCTACGGCATGACGCCAATAACTATATCCAAAAATTCAGTTTTGTTTCTCAAaccaaaaaccatcaaaaaaatcaaacataggATAAAACTCTCTCATTGTCGAGCATTGTCCACAGCCACCAGTTAAATGCAATAAACATTGAAGATTCTTTATGAATCTCCAAAAGATAATTTTCTCAGCAAACTCTTGAAGATGCTCCCAAAGTCTCAGATCTGCGATATTCTATGTAATCCATTGAAGGAGACATGATGGATTAACTGGTGACGAAATTACCGAAAGAACTCTCGAGGAAGATGAAATTATCAATGATTTTTTGATGTATCCTTTGGGAAAGACCAATATTTGGGCTACCATTTTCCTGCAAGAACACCCTCAGATTCTACAGATTCTACAGAAGGTAAAGATAAAAATAGAACATCATACCCAAAATTTGACTCTTAAACAGATACATAAAATGGACTACTTTTTTCAGGCGCCTCATTGCAAA
The window above is part of the Brassica napus cultivar Da-Ae chromosome C8, Da-Ae, whole genome shotgun sequence genome. Proteins encoded here:
- the LOC125591258 gene encoding transcription factor MYB51-like, giving the protein MIKRSRVFQKSKMSIRKIYRCLNSLIKRSWITRWAAIARGLPGRTDNEIKNYWNTHIKKRLIKKGVDPLTHKSISANLQDIPEKQDINQTIIMSDDGPDHSAKVKKSARFLNRVANRFGKRINQSVLSEIIGSGGTHTTITTSATVDSESDKSASSSFAPTSNLLMTANGNATSSPSAFSESSINDRLMYWDKEDNIEFSTFLNDEDFMVLEESCAENNEFMKELTRFLQEDETDNKEMMPVNEHQDSFEDIDNYFA